CGATGTATGCATTGACTCAGAATGAAATTTACGATTGCGTTAAATATAATTCTGATTTCTTCGTCCATACTATATGATCTATCGTACCAATATACTATCAAAATTATTAATGTTGACTCGTTAATTGACGTAGCTCTTGTGGTCCTCATCCCTGAGTTGCAAAATAAGCACTATAAATTCATTCGTTTGAACAGCTGATTTTTCATGCACCTTAATAAAATAATACGACTAAACATGAAGGCCAGATATTTTTATTTTACCGTCCATTCTGCTAGTGACCTCCAAGATGTTCGAGAATTCGGTCGAATGAAAGTTTATGCAAAGGTTTCAATAGCAGGAAAGACAAAGTGCACAGAAGTGGATCATTTGAACGAGACGAATCCTAAGTGGAATGCCACACTTTGCTTCATTGTGCCCGAGAAAGATATCATAAAAGGGAGTACTATTCCTTCTAAGATTGAGCTGTTTTGCAAAAGGACTTTCTCACATGATAAATACGTTGGGGAGCTGCTCCTTTCTCTAGCTCCTCGTTATAAAGGAGAATGTACTTTTCCAGTGCGCAGAAATGATTCAAATGAGAGCAAATGTTTTGGAACTTTGACGTTTTCGCATGCTTTAGGAGATACATTCATAGTTGCgaactcatcatcatcatcatctgcaAAGGATAACAATCTGTTAATTGATATAATTAAAATTGGAGTGGATCTAGCGAATATTGCAATGGCtacacaagaagaagaagaagatgatgatgattatgatgatgatggtgatgatgatgtgGAGGAGGTGGAGGAAGATTTGCTTTAATTAAAACTGGAGTTGGTCTACTGAATGCAATGGCTACAACCCTCAATTGACTTCTCATCATCATCAGCTGGTTTTATTATGTAATAATACCTATGTTAAAGTAAGAACTAATTTTGcttgaaatattttttggaatctATGTTAGCATATATATTGCTGTTGAAATTGCACAAGTGTACTTTTCACGAAGCAAAATGTGTTGAGTCTAcgaaaatcaaacacaagaaaaATTAAACAAGTTGTAGTAATTAAATTTTCAAGTACAATGTGTAGTACAATCTCTATAATTTCCCGAATCTTAGAGGAAGTATTTTTGATTCTTCTATTCAACTGTTGGATCAAGGGcttgatatttgattttttttgtttcccACTTGATTTTCGATATCTGCATTTGGACATGAAAGTCTCATATTGGTGATTGAAAATATTGGGAGCATACCTATAAGCAACAGGTAAaaccagcctcaagtcctccagactggcccaacatcaacacacagagattacatctcgcccctcgatcagggaatcacaagccatcaatgcacatctgatactgagcgctcatgcacgcatacgaacgcgtggaaggaattcaaagagttacatttcaagttgaatcaacgCATGATAAGAgttcaagaatgtaaagttttcctaaaggttctgtagccttccgaggataagtacagacgtctccgtaccgatccgcgagaccctactaaacctgctcatgactcgtgagacctatgtaacctaggctctgataccaacttgtcacgaacctAAAACCgatcggtcgtgatggcgccaatcGCGAaattaggccagccgacacaattcccgaatttaaccatttttcaataaaagtcattttaatccttaattaattaaatatctcataatgtaagtctaaatgaacagcgCAGAATAAATATATAAGCCCGACATCGAAGTATCATAAGTCACGGGCATCTACTAAGGTTTGAATACAATGAAGAGTATGAAGTTATACTaaaacaatctaaggaagacaagagggagaagagcagggctgcgaacgtcgggcagctacttTGCTAACTCCGAcaactctgccactgagcaaccAACACCCTCAACCGGGGTCAGAAATAACTAAATCTGCGCAAAAcggtgcaggaagtaatgtgagtatgccaactcagtaagtaataaaagtaaatgaaagctgagcaataagaaaacacgtaagccacgtcataacgctacaacaaatgcaatacatttccaaaacagtacagaaatcatttacttcgtaaatcaagttcagtttcagtaaaaccttttaaaacaactttccatagtttcaaacgagtgataaaacagtgagtaaaattgatagaaacataaatagcccctcaaagcaaaacatgtaccataaaccgcccctcaggcataatatcaacagaactagCTCCTCGGGctgcctcacaatcactcgtaatcagcctctcgggcataaaaTTAATCAAGAACCGCCCTCGGGAAAAACATTGATCAAGAACAGCCTCTCAGGCAACAATATGAAATAACAAcatcccctcgggctacatcatatcactcacactgggtacccgcgctcactgttgTGTACAAAGTCCgggaaggggccccttacggcccaagcgcaataataagtcatctcgtggcataatcaaacatgctatcaacctcatatcaagccacctcgtagcgCAACAAATCTGGAActcgacctcataatcacaaATCAGTACCATACTGCTGTGGtgcgcagcctgatcccataatatcctcagaATACAGATcctcagcctcactcaatcagaagtttctcatgccactcgggcgacagtaaaacatgatgctcaacccaaaatattatttaaaatatcaaaacggagtaaatatgtcggagttatgaaaatagtaaaatacagcatgactgagtacaaatatgaagtcaaaacagtgaggaatagtagtaaaaatcacataagggtccaaaacagttggcacgaggcccaaatatggcattcaacccaaaacatgataatactttccaaaacacaatgatatcaaatagttatCTATCAAATACGaggtttaacagtcatacgggacggactaagtcacaatccccaatggtgcacgaccccacactcatcatctagcgtgtgcttcacctcaaagtagcacaacaatgtgaaattcggggtttcataccctcacgacaaacatttacaatcattacttacctcgaaccggtccaaactctagcccgcgatgcctttgcctctcgaatcggccacCAAATGcctaaatctaaccaaaattagtatattatcatcaatatacgctagaGGAAGAAAGCCCAggcaaaaataattaaattacctcaagaatcccgaaattgctcaaacccaaCCCCCGTGCCCAGGTCTCGAAATCCTACCAAAGTcttaaaatccgacaacccatttaattacgagattatccatactagtttcacttaattccgacttcgaatcggctttcaaatcctaaaaatttagtttatgaagttccacaatttttcccaaatttacATCCCAAATCTCTACTCATATGATGAATCCAACGTTATAATCATATATTTTAGCCAAAATTGAGTTataatcacttaccccgatggttttcttgaaaatccctcaaacAATCACCAAatcccgagctctctaggtcaaaatatgaaataaaaccttaAATCTCGTACTTATAGTGCACCTTTTGGATCCCCcatcaccgctgaccgcggtAAATCCACTGCTACAGTGCAAaatgttgactgcagtgacatgctttagtattttggccataacattctctaaagatgtccaaattgtgatttctttagctttctgaaaactagaaacGAATGGCTGCAACGTTcatttttaaatcatctcaaaattccttgtagatcgaAAGATATAGTCTTCCGAAGTCAGACCAGTAAACCTGCGGATTCTTCCTCACTGCGGAACGCGGACCATTTTCTGCCCCAGTGGTAAAACCACCGCCCCCAGCGGTAAACCCACCGCCCTCAGGGGTAAAACTTCCGCCCCAACTATAAATTTAAGCACCAGAATCAATGCCTGATTCTCGGTAATGCCCAAACCCGcttaaaactcacccgaaacacacccaaagccttcgagacctcaaccaaacataccaacacctcccataacatcattaaaacttagtcaagccttcgaatcactcaaaacaacaccaaaataccaaatcaacttcggattcaagcttaagaacttagtaacttttaaattccacaaacgatgcctAAACTGACCAATtcaactccgaatgacctgaaattttgcacatacatcacaaatgacactacagagctactccaatttccggaattttTCCGACCCAGATATCAAAAATTTCACTATCAACCGAAaagcgccaaaattccaatttcgccaattcaagcctaaatctaccgcgTGCCTCCAAATTACGTTccaaacatgctcctaagtcccaaatcatccaacggagctaatctaatcataaaaattcaaatctgagATCGAGTACTAAAAGtcaaaaacttggtcaaacctctcaaaTTTTAAGCCTTAAGCTGAGAACCATTCTTCCATATTAGTTCTGTTCCACCTagaaaccaaaaccgatgatttacataagccATAATATATCATACGAggctagtcatgcctgagaaTTGACGAGCGAAATGcgtgctcaaaacaaccggtcgggtcgttacatcctctcccacttaaacatacgttcgtcctcgaacgtgtccAAAGTTGTTTCAAAAATTATCAAAtcactgtgtaaccttaccatgcaaaaatcgggggtgatcccacgtcacccaatctcacataggttcgataacacaatgcaattgaaatttcacaatccaacctagcccataaaccttagaaccacatttccacttctgaaatcatctacaagatcagaatttcacatctatactctgaataagcccaaacaagctgtaacaaaccatacctgcaaccttagatgcaattacatgatataccgcatagctcaaactctcgtagcgataacttctgatCATATCAGTTGCTtagaacaaccgaatatcgataataaaccctttatcaaataaagcctcattcaacacttctgtatactgccactgataaatgaaacacgtagaaagtcatGACCATTCCTCAGATCACTATTCGTGAagtcacttctcctttggcaaggaccatagaaAATTTttgagccgaacatcgatattatccttccaacacgctgAAACCGAATCTCGTTGTATTCATTCTAAATCCcaatgatctcatctaatccaacacaactactctggtgacatggaACATCAGCACAATCTAAAATCACAACTCatgcaatccgcgcaccaataagaaacaaTCCGAATGTACTCaactcatgaaaaatgactcaaatgagagagttgtaccatAATCTCTCCAGTACCAGTACACACAATGTTGAGAACTCGACACACGTGGTAGAaccagaacacatgaatctaacccgcaggATCATACCTCCGCATAGCTTCTTTCCAATGCGTGACCTCATCCAAAcgctggtccacatgaaacacctaaAGTTACTATGctcaaatcgacaaccacgcgcaatttgatatctagaaccaaaagcaaatcatcataaccacggcgaagcaattgacataacattacacaaatccgaaaggacacaaccgatacgtCATCTGCCAAGCAATACCAATAACTCTTCCTGCTCGAATTCCATTGAGAGACCCCAACAAAACAGCAACACATGTGTCTATAACCAACAAATCTCAATGCCTCACAACACGggaaggtaactcatagatctccctagATCACTAATaaactcaataacaatcgaatcaacacatccctcaacaatacaacctggagtcaaccaagccgactcgagttagaatacacatccatattggcctaccaatgaacccatTATTAAGGAGTCCCTAaaattgttccttcaactcctttaactctgccggtgccatacgatatagtTCCCAGTACCAAATCAATAACCCTGTCCGACGACATGCccggcagcaggaaacacatccggtgAATCCCTCACCACcaaaactgaatcaatggtaggagtatttccactgacatccatcacgaaggccaagtaagaaaggcaacccttcctagccatccgctgggtcttcaaaatgacaccaccctactaggaacataattcgtcgaacctcgccactcaattcgtgttattcccggcatagccaacgccACCATCCTAGAGCAACAACCCAGAATATCACGACATGGAGACAACTAGTCTATGCCcaatattacatcaaaatctagcatactaagcaacaaggatccactcgggtctccaacctctaatagttaccacacaagaccgatatacccGGCCCATAACAATgacctaacctgtttatgagaactcccagcctccaaatccatatagcacatgaattaccatatctgatcccaactccaccgtccgaatatacaacacacctctaatacccaatcatcccatgaaaggtactcctataattcttctgtgccaccaagtaAACTCGAATATTagcagtcgatcaaacaagagagtaCCGCAATACTAAAAGTATCCTCAACTTaaacacattgccctttctaaaacgtatactctcatcaagccatacatgttagtaatatcatttacatAGTCATCAAAAACtgtccatgctacctaagaatttatGCCCCCTTCCTTTCAGAATttaaccgtgaccttacacatgcaaatttcaaccctacacaacataccgcatataccataccatcctatgataaatatgagaacttcataatccactccgagccacaacaactacgtactcaactagccaagaactttccattgattcCATCTACAAGGAAATCACTATACATTCCATGAtcctcacgctcgtagaaaatataaatctctaaccatggtagaaaccatcaataactctccgaattccatttgcacaaaactaaaccatcAGGATTAGATCCTTCTCACatcaaccaagctacgcatgccactaaaacccaagagcattgccgcgaaacacctgtagaatctcattacctcgtaagcacccaaagaactagtcatatccttaccatgtcgatccggcctactaccaaacCATCCcatttatccaagttccttctgatttaccttcaacttgatgcttcttcttgctataacaccacaattccttaACCCAAACTCACCATaagagacccaagcataaagccacaccgtctaaggctcataagccgccggatactctcttaaatattacCAAActcaccacattcaaaatacctaccctgaagtGACTCCCTGCGAaccccaaagccattacctttacCTTCATAATACTGATATATGGAATCCCATAATGATACAGAAAcaccacgagtcttgacaccctccaatgcaaagctcagtttctagccaaatatacaacttgAAGATCTCCAATTATTACTTGTAAGATCTGGAACCCACTAGAACCATTcttgagagtcatccactctactcaaactgccaTTATATCAATCAAACGGACCGAATAACCTGTGCTCCAATAGCATttcgacaccgcagaatgtaacctcaccttaatgcaaccaagaaaCACCATGttctatgcaccgtacatcctttaccaataatgACTCAAGCCATTCCGTGATTTatatacacccataaagcataacataacatgtattgaaatttcctttactcgagccatcctcggtctcaacctccgaAAGCCATAACTAATTTACCAGTATGCCTCCatctggaaccaacatagcacataactgtgcaatcaactaatcaatagcagactcccccacttggcgcaaagccatagaccaaaacacacaataactcataatgcatatctTCTACTACtcccataataccatagtgagattaaacttaaTCCTTTAtaaagctcgtgcaacacagaccatctagtacttcaaatctttggcaaatctcgcattcaccctcgtaacagtcaagcccactttCTTAAGTgaccccaaattcaaattgcatacatatatttcactggtaaaagagatctTCTAGCAAACAACATAAGGCTCATACGAACTTCAGAACACTCAGAAGGAGATAACACACCTGCTTCACCTCAAACTAATAGCTCTTCATACCCTTCCACTGTCATAAAAATTACGCAattacttaatcttcctgagtctgaactcatatcataacatgaaatctactccacTCCCCAACtaaaaaacatgaaaagattcatcacactcccataactcggggctatacatcaaatcaagatggatatCAAGTATCAAATAGTTCTTTCTTcccccaagcagacccttctcgtctcattcaaatcatatgaacacatctcgcagtaaCATTATACTCATTACATAGTCATCCAGCCATCGTTTCCACTAaaagggacactaccgaacatataaattcaaaaagcaCATGCTCatacaatcaacacctcagtgctcaagctacaggtaaaacctggcctcaagtcgTCCAGAcaggcccaacatcaacacacagagatcacatctgacccctcaatcagggaatcacaagccatcgatgcacatttgatactgagcgctcatgcacacatacgaacgtgtggaagaaattcaaagagttatatttcaagttgaatcaaggacacacaataagaattcaagaatgtgaagtttttcctaaagattctacagcctcccgaggataagtacagacttctctgtactgatccgccagactctactaaaccttcttatgactcatgagacctatgtaacctaggctctaataccaacttgtcatgaccctaaaaccgactcggtcatgatggcgcctatcgcaaATCTAGGCCAGCTGACATAATTCTCGAATTTAACCACttttcaataaaagtcatttttaatcctttaattaatcaaatatctcataatataagtctaaatgaacagtgcgaaataaatacacaagcccaatatcggggtgtcataagtcacgagcatctactaaggtttgAATACAATGAAGAGTCTGAAATTATACTAAAACAATCTAAAGAAGACAGGAGGGAGAAGAGTAGGGCTACGAacgtcgggcaactaccttgctaactccgacgaCTCTGCCACTAAGCAACCAACACCCGCAACCGGGTTTAGAATAActaaatctgcacacacggtgcagggagtaatgtgagtttgccaactcagtaagtaataaaagtaaatgaaagatgagcagtaagaaaacacgtaagccacgtcataatgctacaacaaatgcagtacatttccaaaaaagtatagaaatcatttacttcgtaaatcaaacTCAGTTTTAGTAAAACCTttaaaaacaactttcaatagtttcaaacgatgATAAATTAGTGAGTAAAattgatagaaatgtaaacagcccctcgggcaaaacttGTTCCATAAACCGCCCCTtgggcataatatcaatagaactagcccctcgggctacctcataaTCACTTGTAATCAGCCCCTAGGGCATAACATGAATAAAGAACTGCCCCTTGGGCAAAGCATGGATCAAGAACAGTCCCTCGGGCAATAATACGAAGCAacaacaacccctcgggctacatcatatcactcacattGGGTACCCACACTCATTAGGGGTGTACAGTCTTTAGGAGGGGCCCTTACGGACAAggcacaataacaagccatctcatggcataaacaaacaggctctcgacctcatatcaagccacctcatgttgtaacaaatcaggccatcaacctcacaatcataAAGCAGTACCACACTActgcggcgcgcatcccgatcccataatatcctcacaacacaagccctcagCCTCACTAAGTCAAAAGTTTCTCATGCCACTCGGGcgatagtaaaacatgatgcttagcccaaaatatcatttaaaatatcaaaacggagttaatatggttgagttatgaaaatagtagaatacagcatgactgagtatacaTATGAAgttaaaatagtgaggaatagtagaaaaaatcccctaagggtccaaaacagttggcacggggcccaaatatggcattctgTCCAAaatatgataatactttccaaaacacaatgatatcaaacagttttcaatcaaatacgcggtttaaCAGTCATGCGGGGCggacaaagtcacaatccccaatggtgaacgaccccatgctcgtcatctagcgtgtgcatcacctcaaagtagcacaacgatgtgaaatccggggtttcatgccctcaggacaaatatttacaatcattacttacctcaaactagtccaaactctagcacgcgatgcctttgcctctcgaatcggcctccaaatgctccaaatctaaccaaaatgaGTATATTATTATCAATATACACTAAAGTAACAAAGCCCAggcaaaaataattaaattaactaaAGAATCCCAAAATTTctcaaacccaacccccgggcccacgtctcaaaatccgtTTAATGTCTCAAAATCTGATAACCAATTCAATTACTAGACTAtccatactaatttcactcaattCCAACTTCGAATcggctttcaaatcccaaaaaatcattttatgaagttccataattttccccaaatttaCATCTCAAATCTCTACTCAAATGATGAATCCAACgttataatcatgtattttagccaaaattaagttagaatcacttaccccgattattttcttgaaaatccctcaaaaaatCGCCAAAGCCCGAGCCTTTtggtcaaaatataaaataaaaccccAAATATCATATTTATAGTGCACTTTTCGGATCCCCATCATCGCTGCCCGCGGTAAATCCACTGCTACAGCGGAAAATGTTGACCACAGTGAcatactttagtattttggccataactttctttaACGATGTCCAACTTGTAATTTGTTtagctttctgaaaactagaaacaaagggctacaacttttatttttgaatcatctcaacatTCTTTTTAcataaaaagatataagcttccgaagtcaGACCAGTGAAGCTGCGAattcttcctcaccgcggaccaTTTTCTGCCCCAGCGGTATAAGCACCGCCCCCAGTGGTAAAATCACCACCCTCAGCGGTAAAACATCCGCCCCAACTATAAATTTAAGCACCAGAATCAATGCCTAAGTCCCGGTAATGCCCGGACTCGCTCAAACCTCAcctgaaacacactcgaggccctcgagaccttaacccaaacataccaacacctcccataacatcattaaaacttaatCGAGcctttgaatcactcaaaacaataccaaaataccaaatcaacttcagattcaagcttaataacttaggaactttcaaattccacaaacgatgccgaaaccaatcATTTCAACTCCGAATGTcctaaaattttgcaaacacgtcATAAgtgacactacggacctactccaatttccgtaatttcattccgaccccgatatcagtATTTTCACAACCAACCAGGAATcgccaaaattcaaatttcactaatttaagcctaaatctaccacgggccTCCAAATTACATTTCGAACACGCTCATAAAtcctaaatcacctaacggatctaatctaatcataaaaattcaaatccgagatcgagTACTAAAAGTCAAAGActtggtcaaacctctcaaaTTATAAGCCTTAAGTTGAGAATCATTTTTCCATATCTGTTTTGTTCCacctgaaactcaaaaccgacaATTTATATAAATCATAATATATCATATGAGGCTAGTCATGCCCGGGAACCGATGAGCGAAATGCatgctcaaaatgatcggtcgggtcgttacacaaatAGACCAACAAAtactaattccctcaagtcaaagttaaaCACAATACTTACCTCGTTCCGCAATCAAATCAATAATCAACCCcagctttgcctttcaaacaagcctccaaaccaatcgaATATAGCCAATTATCTATCAAACAATccaaaataaacttgggaaacTACCCACGAAAGAAAAAGTTTCAATCTTTCGCTAAATTAAAAAGTCAACCCTGCACTCGCCTGGTCGAAAttcgagattcggaccaaaattTGATTATCCATTCACCACCGAGTctgttatgtaatttatttcaaaattcgaccttaatttgaggtctaaatcccaattttacAAGTCCCTAGATTTTACCTATAACTCTtaatttctatcatgtatttcaTAGATTTGAAGTTAagaatgcatgaaaagtacaggGGAATTGATGAGAAATAAATTAGAGTTGCTTACCAATTAATTTAGGGAGAAAAAAGTGTGATGATTCGATAGGCTATTTTGAATTCTAGCCCTTATTTTCGTGTTTTAATACATGTATTAGTTCCATTTAGTATGTTTCGATTTGCACGTGCAATATgggaaaattaaaagaaaaatatgatttttcgCTTTAAAAATGACTTGAGTTGACTACGGTTAATATTTTGAGTGAATGATCCCGGATCGATATTTGGCGATCCCGGTAGGTCCGTATCATGATTTTGATCTTGGGAGTAAGCTTGAAATTGAATTTGAAAGTCTCTAACTTGATTTGACTTGATTCGTCGAAACTTGTAACTTGAAGGTTTAAAGACTTTCTAGGTTTGATCGTAGGTTGactttattgttacaggattcGGATTTTGATTTCGGAACTCGGTATAGGttcattttgctatttaaaacaTTTCTGTAAAA
The Nicotiana sylvestris chromosome 11, ASM39365v2, whole genome shotgun sequence DNA segment above includes these coding regions:
- the LOC104247757 gene encoding uncharacterized protein; protein product: MKARYFYFTVHSASDLQDVREFGRMKVYAKVSIAGKTKCTEVDHLNETNPKWNATLCFIVPEKDIIKGSTIPSKIELFCKRTFSHDKYVGELLLSLAPRYKGECTFPVRRNDSNESKCFGTLTFSHALGDTFIVANSSSSSSAKDNNLLIDIIKIGVDLANIAMATQEEEEDDDDYDDDGDDDVEEVEEDLL